From Kineosporia succinea, the proteins below share one genomic window:
- a CDS encoding amidohydrolase, giving the protein MSSRSDVSCDVHQHLWPSDLITALRARDEPPLLRGWTLHLPGEPPYEVNPADHDVAARLDLQGDVRALVSLSSPLGLEDLPAAEARPLLDTWHSGAAQLPAGFGAWAAVSRHEPDRSGLAELLAGDFVGLQVPATWLATPKALEVLAPVLRVCEEADKPVLVHPGAVAQPAQEELPGWWPAVVDYTAQLSAAWWSWHHRGRSLLPHLRIGFVAGAGLAPLQHERLQARGGRMGRLDPGVFVETSSYGPQAVDALVRVLGIDALVRGSDRPYAQPVPLGFGTAADRAIDVSNPQRFLIGGRP; this is encoded by the coding sequence GTGTCGTCGCGTTCCGACGTCTCGTGCGACGTGCATCAGCACCTCTGGCCCTCCGACCTGATCACCGCCCTTCGGGCCCGCGACGAACCACCCCTGCTGCGCGGCTGGACGCTTCACCTGCCGGGCGAGCCGCCCTACGAGGTGAACCCGGCCGATCACGATGTCGCCGCCCGTCTCGACCTGCAGGGCGATGTCCGGGCTCTGGTCTCCCTGTCCAGCCCGCTCGGTCTCGAAGACCTGCCCGCGGCTGAGGCGCGTCCTCTTCTCGACACCTGGCACTCCGGAGCGGCCCAGCTCCCCGCCGGGTTCGGGGCCTGGGCCGCGGTCAGCCGGCACGAGCCCGACCGGTCCGGTCTGGCCGAGCTGCTGGCCGGTGACTTCGTCGGCCTCCAGGTGCCCGCCACCTGGCTGGCCACCCCGAAGGCGCTCGAGGTCCTCGCCCCCGTGCTGCGGGTCTGCGAGGAGGCCGACAAGCCGGTCCTCGTGCACCCCGGAGCAGTCGCCCAGCCGGCCCAGGAAGAGCTGCCCGGCTGGTGGCCCGCCGTCGTCGACTACACCGCCCAGCTCTCGGCGGCGTGGTGGTCCTGGCACCATCGGGGCCGCTCACTGCTGCCCCACCTCCGGATCGGCTTCGTCGCCGGCGCCGGGCTCGCACCGCTGCAGCACGAGCGGCTGCAGGCCCGGGGCGGGCGGATGGGCCGGCTGGATCCCGGCGTCTTCGTCGAGACCTCCAGCTACGGCCCGCAGGCCGTCGACGCGCTGGTGCGGGTGCTCGGGATCGACGCCCTGGTCCGGGGCAGCGACCGTCCGTACGCCCAGCCCGTCCCGCTCGGTTTCGGCACCGCCGCCGACCGTGCCATCGATGTCAGCAACCCGCAGCGCTTCCTGATCGGAGGTAGGCCATGA
- a CDS encoding LacI family DNA-binding transcriptional regulator has product MAQGRHRPTLRDIADETGLSTAAVSYALRGLQVTEETQARVREAAKRLGYEADPIARALASGRTETIGVLCGSLADGWQQQVAAALGRGLLGAGRNPVTVDAGNDPEREITLAKRMVDQRADALIVLPVDPNAPHWAEIADRTVLVAVGDGLPGAPAAAEVVFDNDTGVSHGLRMLAAAGHTRVTLLTPTDRATPDRPAEQIVQRLAPELGLAAVVRSCPHDLDRAAAVVRELLEAPAPPTAFLCLADSIAFGVYLAVRELGLSVPQDVSVVGYDNLPAGRLLTPPLSSYRWPIDALVAAVVEHAVEAIDSKKPPVARRTVLTPEPMPRGSVAPPRA; this is encoded by the coding sequence ATGGCACAGGGGCGTCACCGACCGACGCTGCGCGACATCGCCGACGAGACCGGTCTCTCGACGGCCGCCGTCAGCTACGCCCTGCGCGGTCTGCAGGTCACCGAAGAGACCCAGGCGCGGGTGCGCGAGGCGGCCAAGCGGCTCGGCTACGAGGCCGATCCGATCGCCCGGGCCCTGGCCTCCGGGCGCACCGAGACGATCGGTGTGCTCTGCGGGTCGCTGGCCGACGGGTGGCAGCAGCAGGTCGCCGCGGCCCTGGGCCGGGGCCTGCTGGGGGCGGGGCGCAACCCGGTCACGGTCGACGCCGGCAACGACCCCGAGCGCGAGATCACCCTGGCCAAGCGCATGGTCGACCAGCGGGCCGACGCCCTGATCGTGCTGCCGGTCGATCCGAACGCGCCGCACTGGGCCGAGATCGCCGACCGCACGGTGCTGGTGGCGGTGGGCGACGGCCTGCCGGGGGCGCCCGCGGCGGCCGAGGTGGTGTTCGACAACGACACCGGGGTCAGTCACGGGCTGCGGATGCTGGCGGCGGCCGGGCACACCCGGGTCACGCTGCTCACTCCCACCGACCGGGCCACGCCCGACCGGCCCGCCGAGCAGATCGTGCAGCGCCTGGCCCCCGAGCTGGGGCTGGCCGCGGTGGTGCGCAGTTGCCCGCACGACCTCGACCGGGCGGCGGCGGTGGTGCGCGAGCTGCTCGAGGCGCCGGCCCCGCCCACGGCCTTCCTCTGCCTGGCCGACTCGATCGCGTTCGGCGTCTACCTGGCCGTGCGCGAGCTGGGACTTTCCGTGCCGCAAGACGTCTCGGTGGTCGGCTACGACAACCTGCCCGCCGGCCGGCTGCTCACCCCGCCGCTGTCGAGCTACCGCTGGCCCATCGACGCCCTGGTGGCGGCCGTGGTGGAACACGCCGTCGAGGCCATCGACAGCAAGAAGCCGCCGGTGGCGCGGCGCACCGTGCTGACGCCCGAGCCGATGCCCCGCGGGAGCGTGGCACCGCCTCGGGCGTAA
- a CDS encoding cysteine dioxygenase, with protein sequence MTALPDTGTSAVPALNDLPQRVLTRPELRELVSSIADDPSAWQQHVAYDDEHRHYVCLHRDANVDVWVLCWTPSNDTGWHDHDVSSGAVAVAHGEVVEHNLVIGSAALEVSVPAGHSFSFGPDHIHRMTGVAEGSVSIHAYSPPLWRMGQYAISNTGVLRRTSVSYADELRPVDEPFPDDQERLRDAQIPN encoded by the coding sequence ATGACCGCCCTTCCCGACACTGGCACCTCAGCCGTGCCTGCTCTCAACGACCTTCCGCAGCGTGTCCTCACCCGGCCGGAACTGCGCGAGCTGGTCTCGTCGATCGCCGACGACCCGTCCGCCTGGCAGCAGCACGTGGCCTACGACGACGAGCACCGGCACTACGTCTGCCTGCACCGCGACGCGAACGTCGACGTCTGGGTGCTCTGCTGGACCCCGAGCAACGACACCGGCTGGCACGACCACGACGTCTCGTCCGGGGCCGTCGCGGTGGCGCACGGCGAGGTCGTCGAGCACAACCTGGTGATCGGCAGCGCGGCCCTCGAGGTCAGCGTGCCGGCCGGGCACTCGTTCAGCTTCGGTCCCGACCACATCCACCGGATGACCGGTGTGGCCGAGGGCAGCGTCTCGATCCACGCCTACTCACCGCCGCTGTGGCGCATGGGGCAGTACGCGATCAGCAACACCGGTGTGCTGCGCCGCACCTCGGTCTCCTACGCCGACGAGCTGCGCCCGGTCGACGAGCCGTTCCCGGACGACCAGGAGCGCCTGCGCGACGCCCAGATCCCGAACTGA